From Cellulomonas oligotrophica, a single genomic window includes:
- a CDS encoding ABC transporter permease subunit has product MSTHVHPAPPGPGGTVREPHARRWDGTGWGFLVKLALMAVVNAVGVGVVWAAWVQGAWGILAASLALLVLADWAYFSKRALPMKYILPGLVFLLVFQLFSMGYTAYVAMTNYGTGHNTTRDQAVDALLIQNERRVEDAPSYPLTIVQRDGENGFAIVDEGVVRVGAADEPLVAAPDATVDGTRVTAVPGWEVVPYATLMGDQALQQEVVDLRVPVSDDADDGSIRTREGTTGSVYRSALVWDADAVTMTNTETGVVYSASDEGSFVAPDGTALPVGWRVGVGFDNFTRAFTDDDYSGPLLRITAWTFAFAILTVATSFLLGLLLAIVFNDPRVRGRKVLRTLFILPYAFPAFLSALLWQGMLNSNPDYGIINQLFFFDTRIPWLEDPLLAKLAIIGVNLWLSFPYWFLVCTGALQSLPDDVMEAARIDGAGRWRTWRSITMPLLLVSTAPLLISSFAFNFNNFTIIYMLTGGGPRFTDTSAVLGHTDILISMIYQISGVAGGRADFGLASALSIIIFVIIGTISALAFRRTRKLEEVL; this is encoded by the coding sequence ATGTCCACGCACGTGCACCCCGCGCCGCCCGGTCCCGGCGGCACCGTCCGTGAGCCGCACGCGCGGCGCTGGGACGGCACCGGGTGGGGCTTCCTCGTCAAGCTCGCCCTCATGGCCGTCGTCAACGCCGTCGGCGTCGGGGTCGTGTGGGCGGCCTGGGTGCAGGGGGCGTGGGGGATCCTCGCGGCGTCGCTCGCCCTGCTGGTCCTGGCCGACTGGGCGTACTTCAGCAAGCGGGCGCTGCCGATGAAGTACATCCTTCCCGGCCTGGTGTTCCTGCTGGTCTTCCAGCTGTTCTCGATGGGCTACACCGCCTACGTGGCGATGACCAACTACGGCACGGGTCACAACACGACCCGCGACCAGGCGGTCGACGCCCTGCTGATCCAGAACGAGCGCCGCGTCGAGGACGCGCCGAGCTACCCGCTGACGATCGTGCAGCGCGACGGCGAGAACGGCTTCGCGATCGTCGACGAGGGCGTGGTGCGGGTCGGCGCGGCCGACGAGCCGCTCGTCGCCGCCCCCGACGCGACGGTCGACGGCACGCGCGTGACGGCGGTGCCCGGCTGGGAGGTCGTGCCGTACGCGACCCTCATGGGTGACCAGGCGCTCCAGCAGGAGGTCGTGGACCTGCGCGTGCCGGTCTCCGACGACGCGGACGACGGCTCGATCCGCACCCGCGAGGGCACCACCGGCTCGGTGTACCGCTCCGCGCTGGTCTGGGACGCCGACGCCGTGACGATGACGAACACCGAGACCGGTGTCGTGTACTCGGCGAGCGACGAGGGCAGCTTCGTGGCCCCCGACGGCACCGCGCTGCCGGTCGGCTGGCGCGTGGGTGTCGGCTTCGACAACTTCACGCGGGCGTTCACCGACGACGACTACTCGGGGCCGCTGCTGCGGATCACGGCGTGGACGTTCGCGTTCGCGATCCTCACGGTCGCCACGAGCTTCCTGCTGGGCCTGCTGCTGGCCATCGTGTTCAACGACCCGCGGGTGCGGGGCCGCAAGGTGCTGCGGACGCTGTTCATCCTCCCGTACGCGTTCCCGGCGTTCCTGTCGGCGCTGCTGTGGCAGGGCATGCTCAACTCCAACCCCGACTACGGGATCATCAACCAGCTGTTCTTCTTCGACACCCGCATCCCGTGGCTCGAGGACCCGCTGCTGGCCAAGCTGGCGATCATCGGCGTGAACCTGTGGCTGAGCTTCCCGTACTGGTTCCTCGTGTGCACCGGCGCCCTGCAGTCGCTCCCCGACGACGTCATGGAGGCCGCCCGCATCGACGGCGCCGGCCGCTGGCGGACGTGGCGGTCGATCACCATGCCGCTGCTGCTGGTCTCGACCGCGCCGCTGCTGATCTCGTCGTTCGCCTTCAACTTCAACAACTTCACGATCATCTACATGCTCACCGGCGGCGGACCGCGCTTCACGGACACCTCGGCCGTGCTCGGGCACACCGACATCCTGATCTCGATGATCTACCAGATCTCCGGGGTCGCGGGCGGCCGGGCGGACTTCGGCCTGGCCAGCGCCCTGTCGATCATCATCTTCGTCATCATCGGGACCATCTCGGCCCTGGCGTTCCGACGCACGCGCAAGCTGGAGGAGGTCCTCTGA
- a CDS encoding glycosyl hydrolase 53 family protein, giving the protein MRARHPRRTVAVAAACGLVLTPLAALPAGAADAPTDGPVEAGIVVDKVDGLAADFVQGVDVSSVLSLEESGVVFRDASGQEADLFDVLAGSGVTHVRVRVWNDPFDADGNGYGGGDVDVDRAVEIGERATAAGLGVLVDFHYSDFWADPAKQQAPKAWADLTVAQKAAEVTDYTTASLQAFEDAGVDVTMVQVGNETNNGIAGVTGWDGMAQIFSAGSAAVRDVLPDAQVALHFTNPETAGRYAGYAAALDARDVDYDVFATSYYPFWHGTTTNLTAVLGQVADTYGKQVMVAETSWATTLEDGDGHGNVIDLASEATQYPVSVQGQATAWREVVAAVHALGDAGVGVFYWEPAWLPVGPASEVEANRLLWEEHGSGWASSFAGEYDAHDAGQWYGGSAWDNQAMFAADGTPLESLQVFRYVRTGATAPREVVSVEPVHVTVEDGQDVTLPGTVEVTYNDGSVEDEAVTWSSATDWIRGPGEYTVRGTTAAGRAVTATVEVLAANLVRNGGFEDDDLGMWTITWDTAKVAEGSDVPAGTRAVNFWLGTPYTLGVGQTVADVPAGTYTLSATGHGSLEGGEGAVTLSATTASGTRSAELPLAGWQQLRTATVEDVVLTEAGTVTVALEGELPAGAWGWVDAFVLTPAAAAPADTAALVAVLDRADAVDRSAWTPASLAVLDDAVEVGRVVLAGSRTTADDVDAAVALVEAALTGLVALDSEPTPTPSPTATPTAGPTTEPTAEPTAEPTAEPTATPTPGTSAPGMTLDRTRVRPGEPVTFRLTGLTVDEVEIGVASTYRKLLDVEVVDGAATATVVVPTDLEPGVHHLQARGPDGEVLAQVAFTVAGSPVVDRLSDTGASVGVALGVVALLLASGGAALVISRRRRAVQA; this is encoded by the coding sequence GTGCGCGCACGTCATCCACGCAGGACCGTCGCGGTCGCCGCGGCCTGCGGCCTGGTCCTCACCCCGCTCGCCGCCCTGCCCGCCGGTGCCGCCGACGCACCCACGGACGGGCCCGTCGAGGCCGGCATCGTCGTCGACAAGGTCGACGGCCTCGCCGCGGACTTCGTCCAGGGCGTCGACGTCTCCTCGGTGCTCTCCCTCGAGGAGTCCGGCGTCGTGTTCCGCGACGCGTCCGGCCAGGAGGCCGACCTGTTCGACGTGCTCGCCGGCTCCGGCGTCACGCACGTGCGCGTGCGGGTCTGGAACGACCCGTTCGACGCGGACGGCAACGGCTACGGCGGCGGCGACGTCGACGTGGACCGGGCCGTCGAGATCGGCGAGCGGGCCACCGCCGCCGGGCTGGGCGTCCTCGTGGACTTCCACTACTCGGACTTCTGGGCGGACCCCGCCAAGCAGCAGGCCCCCAAGGCGTGGGCGGACCTCACCGTCGCGCAGAAGGCCGCCGAGGTCACCGACTACACGACGGCGAGCCTGCAGGCGTTCGAGGACGCCGGCGTCGACGTGACGATGGTGCAGGTCGGCAACGAGACCAACAACGGGATCGCGGGCGTCACCGGCTGGGACGGCATGGCGCAGATCTTCTCCGCGGGCAGCGCCGCGGTGCGCGACGTCCTGCCCGACGCGCAGGTCGCGCTGCACTTCACGAACCCCGAGACCGCCGGCCGGTACGCCGGGTACGCCGCCGCGCTCGACGCGCGCGACGTCGACTACGACGTCTTCGCCACGTCGTACTACCCGTTCTGGCACGGCACGACGACGAACCTGACGGCGGTGCTCGGCCAGGTCGCCGACACCTACGGCAAGCAGGTCATGGTCGCCGAGACCTCCTGGGCCACGACGCTCGAGGACGGCGACGGGCACGGCAACGTCATCGACCTGGCGTCCGAGGCCACGCAGTACCCGGTCAGCGTCCAGGGCCAGGCCACGGCCTGGCGCGAGGTCGTCGCGGCCGTGCACGCCCTCGGCGACGCCGGCGTGGGCGTCTTCTACTGGGAGCCCGCGTGGCTGCCCGTCGGCCCCGCGAGCGAGGTCGAGGCCAATCGCCTCCTGTGGGAGGAGCACGGCTCCGGCTGGGCGTCGAGCTTCGCGGGCGAGTACGACGCCCACGACGCCGGCCAGTGGTACGGCGGCTCCGCGTGGGACAACCAGGCGATGTTCGCCGCCGACGGCACGCCCCTGGAGTCCCTGCAGGTGTTCCGGTACGTGCGCACCGGCGCGACCGCGCCCCGCGAGGTCGTCTCCGTCGAGCCGGTCCACGTCACGGTCGAGGACGGGCAGGACGTCACGCTGCCCGGCACCGTCGAGGTGACCTACAACGACGGCTCCGTCGAGGACGAGGCCGTCACGTGGAGCTCCGCGACCGACTGGATCCGCGGCCCCGGCGAGTACACCGTGCGCGGCACGACCGCCGCGGGACGCGCCGTCACCGCCACCGTCGAGGTGCTCGCCGCCAACCTCGTCCGCAACGGCGGGTTCGAGGACGACGACCTGGGCATGTGGACCATCACGTGGGACACCGCCAAGGTCGCCGAGGGCTCCGACGTGCCGGCCGGCACCCGGGCCGTGAACTTCTGGCTCGGCACCCCGTACACGCTCGGCGTCGGGCAGACCGTCGCCGACGTCCCCGCGGGCACGTACACCCTCAGCGCCACCGGCCACGGCAGCCTCGAGGGCGGCGAGGGGGCGGTCACGCTGTCCGCGACCACCGCGTCCGGCACCCGCTCGGCCGAGCTCCCGCTCGCCGGCTGGCAGCAGCTGCGCACCGCGACCGTCGAGGACGTCGTCCTCACCGAGGCCGGCACCGTGACCGTCGCGCTCGAGGGCGAGCTGCCCGCGGGGGCGTGGGGCTGGGTCGACGCGTTCGTGCTGACGCCCGCCGCCGCGGCGCCCGCCGACACCGCTGCCCTGGTCGCGGTGCTCGACCGTGCCGACGCCGTCGACCGGTCCGCCTGGACGCCCGCGTCGCTGGCCGTGCTGGACGACGCCGTCGAGGTCGGGCGCGTCGTGCTGGCCGGCTCGCGCACCACCGCCGACGACGTCGACGCCGCCGTGGCCCTCGTCGAGGCGGCGCTGACCGGCCTCGTCGCGCTCGACAGCGAGCCCACGCCCACCCCGTCGCCGACCGCCACCCCGACCGCGGGCCCCACGACGGAGCCCACCGCTGAGCCCACCGCGGAGCCGACGGCCGAGCCCACCGCGACGCCGACCCCCGGCACGAGCGCGCCGGGCATGACGCTCGACCGGACCCGTGTCCGCCCCGGCGAGCCGGTGACGTTCCGCCTCACCGGCCTGACGGTCGACGAGGTCGAGATCGGCGTGGCCAGCACCTACCGCAAGCTCCTCGACGTCGAGGTCGTCGACGGCGCGGCCACCGCGACCGTCGTGGTCCCGACCGACCTGGAGCCCGGCGTGCACCACCTGCAGGCGCGCGGCCCCGACGGCGAGGTGCTCGCGCAGGTCGCGTTCACCGTCGCCGGGAGCCCG
- a CDS encoding sugar ABC transporter permease — protein sequence MATVTTTHDRSRVRRSRWLAEVGWKYPFAALIVFYAAFPLVYVLSAAVASTGTLTGSTSLFQSFSTANFEALGATRFWSWAVNSLVIGGATAVGSVLMGAAAAYAFSRFSFRGRRGGLTALLIIQMFPQMLAFVSIFLLLIALGEVVPALGLNSKLALIAVYLGGALGTNTFLMYGFFNTIPRELDEAAKIDGATHAQIYWTIILRLVTPILAVVGLLSFIATFGEFILARVILTSDRNWTLAVGMYGWVSQQLNANWGLFAAGAVIAALPVLVLFLVLQKYIVGGLTAGSVKG from the coding sequence ATGGCCACCGTGACGACGACCCACGACCGGTCCCGCGTGCGCCGCTCGCGCTGGCTCGCGGAGGTCGGGTGGAAGTACCCGTTCGCCGCGCTGATCGTCTTCTACGCCGCGTTCCCGCTGGTCTACGTGCTCTCGGCCGCGGTCGCGAGCACCGGCACGCTGACGGGGTCCACGTCGCTGTTCCAGTCGTTCTCGACCGCGAACTTCGAGGCCCTGGGCGCGACCCGGTTCTGGTCGTGGGCGGTCAACAGCCTCGTCATCGGCGGGGCCACCGCGGTCGGCTCGGTGCTCATGGGCGCCGCGGCCGCGTACGCGTTCTCGCGGTTCTCGTTCCGCGGCCGCCGCGGCGGGCTCACCGCCCTGCTCATCATCCAGATGTTCCCGCAGATGCTCGCGTTCGTGTCGATCTTCCTGCTGCTCATCGCGCTGGGCGAGGTCGTCCCCGCGCTCGGCCTGAACAGCAAGCTCGCGCTCATCGCCGTGTACCTCGGCGGTGCGCTCGGCACCAACACGTTCCTCATGTACGGGTTCTTCAACACGATCCCGCGCGAGCTCGACGAGGCCGCCAAGATCGACGGCGCCACGCACGCCCAGATCTACTGGACGATCATCCTGCGCCTGGTCACGCCGATCCTCGCGGTCGTGGGCCTGCTGTCGTTCATCGCGACGTTCGGCGAGTTCATCCTCGCCCGCGTCATCCTCACGTCCGACCGCAACTGGACGCTCGCGGTCGGCATGTACGGGTGGGTCTCCCAGCAGCTCAACGCCAACTGGGGCCTGTTCGCCGCCGGTGCGGTCATCGCGGCCCTGCCCGTCCTCGTGCTCTTCCTCGTCCTGCAGAAGTACATCGTCGGCGGTCTGACCGCCGGCTCCGTCAAGGGCTGA
- a CDS encoding sugar ABC transporter substrate-binding protein, whose protein sequence is MRKTAALPVAMVATAALLAACSGGDAEPAASESAAAGGTGTLTIWVDENRQPAVEAAAADFEAATGVTVELVQKNFEDIRADFLAQVPTGEGPDITVGAHDWLGSFIVNGVVDSVDLADADAFETVATEAFTYDGQLYGLPYALETVAVVRNTELAPEPTPDTFDAMIEAGRASGAKLPFVINTAGTTGDAYTYYGLQTSFGAPVFEQNEDGSYTTDIGMGGEEGQAFAAWLGENGMAGTGLFSTDWTYDIAVQEFADGNAPYTIAGPWAIAAFEEAGIDVAVDPIPSAGGETAAPFVGVQGFYVSAQSENALLANDFLTNYMATPEAQTALYEADPRIPALSEVAESVAEDPIVAGFLAASQNGTPMPSIPEMADVWEYWNAAQSSIISGSAEPAAAWDKMLADLESNLG, encoded by the coding sequence ATGCGCAAGACAGCAGCACTCCCGGTCGCGATGGTCGCGACGGCAGCCCTCCTCGCCGCCTGCAGCGGCGGCGACGCCGAGCCCGCCGCGTCCGAGTCCGCCGCCGCCGGCGGCACCGGCACGCTGACGATCTGGGTCGACGAGAACCGTCAGCCGGCCGTCGAGGCCGCCGCGGCGGACTTCGAGGCCGCGACCGGCGTCACCGTCGAGCTCGTCCAGAAGAACTTCGAGGACATCCGCGCGGACTTCCTCGCGCAGGTCCCCACGGGCGAGGGCCCGGACATCACGGTCGGCGCCCACGACTGGCTCGGCTCGTTCATCGTCAACGGCGTCGTCGACTCCGTGGACCTGGCCGACGCGGACGCCTTCGAGACCGTCGCGACCGAGGCCTTCACGTACGACGGTCAGCTGTACGGCCTGCCGTACGCGCTGGAGACCGTGGCCGTGGTCCGCAACACCGAGCTGGCGCCGGAGCCGACGCCGGACACGTTCGACGCGATGATCGAGGCGGGCCGCGCCTCGGGCGCCAAGCTGCCGTTCGTCATCAACACCGCGGGCACCACGGGTGACGCGTACACGTACTACGGGCTGCAGACGTCGTTCGGCGCCCCCGTGTTCGAGCAGAACGAGGACGGCTCGTACACCACGGACATCGGCATGGGCGGCGAGGAGGGCCAGGCGTTCGCCGCGTGGCTCGGCGAGAACGGCATGGCCGGCACGGGGCTGTTCAGCACGGACTGGACGTACGACATCGCGGTGCAGGAGTTCGCGGACGGCAACGCGCCGTACACGATCGCGGGCCCGTGGGCGATCGCCGCGTTCGAGGAGGCCGGCATCGACGTGGCCGTCGACCCGATCCCGTCCGCCGGTGGCGAGACCGCGGCGCCGTTCGTCGGCGTGCAGGGCTTCTACGTCTCCGCGCAGAGCGAGAACGCGCTGCTCGCGAACGACTTCCTCACCAACTACATGGCCACGCCCGAGGCGCAGACGGCGCTGTACGAGGCCGACCCGCGCATCCCCGCGCTGAGCGAGGTCGCGGAGTCCGTCGCCGAGGACCCGATCGTCGCCGGCTTCCTGGCCGCGTCGCAGAACGGCACGCCCATGCCGTCCATCCCCGAGATGGCCGACGTGTGGGAGTACTGGAACGCGGCGCAGTCGTCGATCATCTCCGGCTCCGCGGAGCCGGCGGCGGCCTGGGACAAGATGCTGGCGGACCTCGAGTCCAACCTCGGCTGA